From a single Marinobacter sp. SS13-12 genomic region:
- the rnc gene encoding ribonuclease III gives MSSQPDLEQLQRRIGYQFNSPERLLLALTHRSYGNQNNERLEFLGDSIVNMVIAEHLYLHFEKAREGQLSRLRARMVKGVTLAEIGREFELGKYLRLGSGELKSGGFRRESILADAVESIIGAIYLDSDFHTCREQVLRWFELRLKQLDLQDTQKDPKTRLQEYLQSRQFPLPLYDVISVDGEAHAQTFHVSCAMPSLDRKTTGTGNSRRIAEQQAARNALKQLGVEND, from the coding sequence GTGAGTTCACAACCGGATCTGGAACAGCTGCAGCGACGTATCGGTTATCAGTTCAACTCTCCCGAGCGTCTGCTGCTGGCGCTTACCCATCGCAGCTATGGCAACCAGAACAATGAGCGCCTGGAGTTTCTGGGCGATTCCATTGTCAACATGGTCATAGCGGAGCATCTTTACCTGCACTTTGAGAAGGCCCGGGAAGGGCAGCTGAGCCGTCTGCGGGCCCGTATGGTCAAGGGTGTTACCCTGGCGGAAATCGGCCGTGAATTCGAGCTGGGAAAATACCTCCGGCTGGGCTCCGGGGAGCTCAAAAGCGGTGGTTTCCGCCGCGAATCCATCCTTGCAGACGCTGTGGAGTCCATCATTGGCGCTATTTACCTGGACAGCGACTTTCATACCTGCCGGGAGCAGGTGTTACGCTGGTTCGAGCTGCGCCTGAAGCAACTGGATCTGCAGGACACTCAGAAAGATCCGAAAACCCGGCTGCAGGAATATCTGCAGTCACGACAATTTCCGCTGCCGCTCTATGACGTCATTTCCGTGGATGGTGAAGCCCACGCCCAGACGTTCCATGTTTCCTGTGCCATGCCATCACTGGACCGGAAAACCACCGGTACCGGCAACAGCCGACGAATTGCCGAGCAGCAGGCCGCCCGCAACGCCCTGAAACAATTGGGTGTGGAGAATGATTGA
- a CDS encoding EAL domain-containing protein, with the protein MMKKKDLPLRKLLQPRYSWVAWLLLIACLAVTALLWQVSIRLVDDRTEARFKTQSLQLKTAIEERLLNYEQVLAGSAGLFAVAGDVTRGDWREYIDNVDINRYYPGIQGIGYVRKIGVRQMADHIASVRREGVLNYLVTPLGTGPDYYPMVYLEPGTERNRKALGYDAFSDPVHRRAMMRARDHGEPKVTGKVVLVQEEVAEDQAGFLMYYPVYQGGDVPESRGERQMMLAGYVFSAFRMNHLLDGIVGLISPFLDVKIYDAGEISRDSLMYGSNLGSLDEDFSFAMSQTINHGGRDWLLQTRSTPAFDYLASDPRPPIVLGSGILISLLMFLFVLTMIRSRIMAQISAGRYRAITEGAANVTLVLERSGNPRYASPSSRDILGFDPEQVYRLDLDTLVHAEDRPQLKAGFDEAIKSPGKQMPVIRARIRDSEGQWRDMEGTYTAMLNVPGVDGVVLSLRDLTQLKAAQSELHRLAFYDPLTGLANRQLFKDRLSHVVRRSRRSEEPAALMFLDLDGFKRINDTLGHDSGDELLKQVSQWLTGCVREEDSVARLGGDEFVVLLSRISGPDAAGKVAETILRRLCQRIRLNDHEVGITVSIGITMIPHDSEDSGTLMKYADLAMYRAKELGRNTYQFFTPAMNIKAARRLLQQEELATALDGDRFVLHYQPKIDLVSERVIGVEAFLRWHHPEKGLVSAQQFISLAEETGLIVRLGEMALRQACIQVQALERAGFESLKMAVNLSVRQLTDSGFLDMMRQVITETGVSPERLELEMPAELLNEDPRMLRELLTSLHDLGVCLILDDFGTGSCSLVALQQLPLDVIKIDHRFIRDIPYSVSATDVASAVIALARKLHLTVVAEGVETPQQLSFLKSAGCAQCQGNLFSYPLDEDALIGFLIRQYERPLTS; encoded by the coding sequence ATGATGAAAAAAAAGGATCTACCCCTCCGGAAGCTGCTCCAGCCCCGTTATTCATGGGTTGCCTGGTTGCTGTTGATCGCGTGCCTGGCCGTGACCGCGTTGCTGTGGCAGGTCTCTATTCGCCTGGTTGATGATCGTACCGAAGCACGTTTCAAAACCCAGTCCCTGCAACTCAAAACCGCCATCGAAGAACGCCTGTTGAACTATGAGCAGGTATTGGCGGGCAGTGCTGGTCTGTTCGCTGTTGCCGGTGACGTCACCAGGGGGGACTGGCGGGAATATATCGACAATGTGGATATCAATCGCTATTACCCGGGCATCCAGGGCATCGGTTATGTCCGGAAGATCGGTGTCCGCCAGATGGCCGATCACATAGCATCTGTCCGGCGTGAGGGGGTTCTCAATTATCTGGTAACGCCGCTGGGCACCGGCCCGGATTACTACCCGATGGTGTATCTGGAGCCCGGTACCGAGCGAAACCGCAAGGCCCTGGGGTACGATGCGTTCAGCGATCCGGTGCACCGGCGTGCCATGATGCGCGCCAGGGATCACGGCGAACCCAAGGTGACCGGCAAGGTGGTGCTGGTACAGGAAGAAGTGGCCGAAGATCAGGCGGGCTTTCTGATGTATTACCCCGTCTATCAGGGGGGCGATGTGCCGGAAAGTCGTGGCGAGCGCCAGATGATGCTGGCGGGGTATGTCTTCAGTGCGTTCAGGATGAATCATCTGCTGGACGGTATTGTCGGCCTGATTTCTCCGTTTCTGGATGTGAAGATCTACGATGCCGGGGAGATCTCCCGGGACTCGCTGATGTACGGCTCCAATCTGGGCTCCCTGGACGAGGATTTCAGCTTTGCGATGAGCCAGACGATTAATCATGGTGGTCGGGACTGGCTGTTGCAGACCCGTTCTACGCCAGCCTTTGATTATCTGGCTTCTGACCCTCGCCCGCCTATTGTCCTCGGCTCCGGAATTCTCATCAGCCTGCTGATGTTCCTGTTTGTTCTTACCATGATTCGCAGCCGGATCATGGCGCAGATCAGCGCTGGTAGGTACCGGGCCATCACCGAAGGGGCCGCCAATGTGACTCTGGTTCTGGAGCGCTCCGGCAACCCCCGTTACGCGAGCCCGTCCAGCCGCGACATCCTTGGTTTTGACCCGGAACAGGTTTACCGCCTGGATCTCGACACCCTGGTTCACGCGGAAGACAGGCCTCAGTTAAAGGCCGGTTTTGACGAGGCGATCAAATCGCCCGGTAAACAGATGCCGGTTATCCGTGCCCGCATACGGGATTCGGAAGGTCAGTGGCGAGATATGGAGGGTACCTATACCGCCATGCTCAATGTGCCCGGGGTCGATGGTGTGGTGCTCAGTTTGCGAGACCTGACCCAGCTCAAGGCGGCCCAGTCGGAACTTCACCGGCTGGCGTTTTATGATCCGCTAACCGGCCTGGCCAACCGCCAGTTGTTCAAGGACCGCCTGAGCCACGTGGTGCGCAGAAGCCGCCGCAGCGAGGAGCCGGCTGCCCTGATGTTCCTGGATCTGGATGGCTTCAAGCGAATTAACGACACCCTGGGCCACGACTCTGGTGATGAGTTACTCAAACAGGTATCCCAGTGGCTTACCGGCTGCGTAAGGGAAGAGGATTCGGTGGCAAGGCTGGGTGGTGACGAGTTTGTTGTGCTGTTGTCGCGCATCAGCGGCCCGGACGCCGCAGGTAAGGTTGCCGAAACCATACTCCGGCGCCTGTGCCAGCGCATTCGCCTGAACGATCATGAAGTGGGCATCACCGTCAGTATCGGTATTACCATGATTCCCCACGACAGCGAAGACTCGGGCACGCTGATGAAATATGCGGACCTGGCCATGTATCGGGCCAAGGAGCTGGGGAGAAATACGTATCAGTTCTTCACCCCTGCGATGAACATCAAGGCAGCCCGGCGTCTGTTGCAGCAGGAGGAGCTGGCGACGGCACTGGATGGCGACCGCTTTGTTCTGCATTACCAGCCCAAGATTGATCTGGTGAGCGAGCGGGTCATCGGGGTTGAGGCATTCCTGCGGTGGCATCACCCGGAGAAAGGGCTGGTCAGCGCCCAGCAGTTTATCTCCCTGGCGGAGGAAACCGGGCTGATTGTCAGGCTCGGTGAGATGGCATTGCGACAGGCGTGCATCCAGGTGCAGGCGCTTGAGCGTGCCGGGTTCGAGTCACTGAAAATGGCGGTTAACCTTTCCGTGCGTCAGCTGACGGATTCCGGCTTCCTGGACATGATGCGCCAGGTGATTACCGAGACCGGCGTGTCGCCGGAGCGTCTGGAGCTTGAAATGCCGGCGGAACTGCTGAATGAGGATCCGCGGATGCTCAGGGAGCTGCTGACATCTCTCCACGATTTGGGCGTTTGCCTGATTCTGGATGATTTCGGCACAGGCTCCTGTTCGCTGGTTGCCCTTCAGCAGCTGCCGCTGGATGTGATCAAGATCGACCACCGGTTTATCCGCGACATTCCCTACAGCGTCAGCGCCACGGACGTGGCGTCGGCGGTTATTGCGCTGGCCAGAAAATTACACCTCACCGTGGTCGCCGAAGGAGTGGAAACACCGCAGCAGTTGAGTTTTCTCAAAAGCGCCGGCTGCGCCCAGTGCCAGGGCAACCTGTTCAGCTATCCGCTGGATGAGGATGCCCTCATTGGCTTCCTGATTCGGCAATATGAGCGGCCGCTGACGTCCTGA
- a CDS encoding DUF4845 domain-containing protein, whose translation MKKNSLSSMRKQSGASALVIMIMVLFFGGLLTLVIKLGPAYLDDITIQEALESLDGTEDLSTMGPAQVRSLINKRLSVNNVRGFDAKNITVEKNGEFVVINVDYEVRNNLFRNVDTVIHFQHEYEMKGK comes from the coding sequence ATGAAGAAAAACAGTCTCTCATCCATGCGAAAGCAGTCCGGTGCTTCGGCACTGGTGATCATGATCATGGTGCTCTTTTTCGGTGGCCTGCTTACACTGGTGATCAAACTGGGGCCCGCTTACCTGGATGACATCACCATTCAGGAAGCACTGGAAAGTCTTGACGGGACCGAGGACCTCTCCACTATGGGGCCTGCCCAGGTAAGAAGTCTCATCAACAAGCGTTTGAGCGTCAACAATGTAAGAGGCTTTGACGCCAAGAACATCACCGTTGAGAAAAACGGCGAGTTTGTGGTGATCAATGTGGATTATGAAGTCCGCAACAACCTCTTCCGTAACGTGGATACGGTTATCCACTTCCAACACGAGTACGAGATGAAGGGCAAGTGA
- the era gene encoding GTPase Era translates to MNDVTRPENPDSRCGFVAIVGRPNVGKSTLLNHILGQKLSITSRKPQTTRHQVLGIKTEGPVQAIYVDTPGMHEEEPRAINRYMNKAATSALKGVDVAVFVVDQMAWTTADEMVLEKLSSLKCPVILAVNKVDRIENREALLPHLDMLSRKRDFAEMIPLSALKGMNLEPLEEAVGRFLPQSVHFYPDDQITDRSERFMASEMVREKITRQLGAELPYSVAVEIEEFRKDGKTLHISALILVEREGQKKIMIGDKGERLRRIGQEARADMERLFDSKVMLRLWVKVKRGWADSERALKSLGMNDF, encoded by the coding sequence ATGAATGATGTTACCCGTCCGGAGAATCCGGACAGCCGTTGTGGTTTCGTGGCGATTGTTGGCCGTCCCAATGTGGGCAAGTCCACGCTGCTGAACCATATTCTGGGCCAGAAGCTGAGCATTACCTCCCGCAAACCCCAGACCACGCGTCATCAGGTTCTGGGGATCAAGACCGAAGGCCCGGTTCAGGCTATTTACGTGGATACACCGGGTATGCACGAGGAAGAGCCTCGCGCCATCAACCGGTACATGAACAAGGCCGCCACGTCGGCATTGAAGGGTGTTGACGTGGCGGTGTTCGTGGTTGACCAGATGGCCTGGACCACCGCCGACGAAATGGTGCTGGAAAAACTCAGCAGCCTGAAGTGTCCGGTGATTCTGGCAGTGAACAAGGTCGACCGGATCGAGAATCGGGAGGCCCTGTTGCCGCATCTGGACATGCTGTCCCGGAAACGGGACTTTGCCGAAATGATCCCGCTGTCTGCCCTGAAGGGCATGAATCTGGAGCCGCTGGAGGAAGCGGTAGGGCGTTTCCTGCCACAAAGCGTTCATTTCTACCCGGATGACCAGATTACCGACCGCAGTGAACGGTTTATGGCCTCGGAGATGGTGCGGGAGAAAATCACCCGGCAACTGGGCGCCGAGCTGCCGTATTCCGTGGCCGTCGAGATTGAGGAATTCCGCAAGGACGGCAAGACCCTGCACATATCGGCGCTGATTCTGGTGGAGCGCGAAGGCCAGAAGAAAATCATGATCGGTGACAAGGGCGAGCGCCTGCGCCGTATTGGCCAGGAAGCCCGGGCTGACATGGAGCGCCTTTTCGACAGCAAGGTCATGCTGAGGCTATGGGTCAAGGTCAAACGTGGCTGGGCCGACAGCGAACGGGCACTCAAAAGTCTTGGTATGAACGACTTCTGA
- the lepB gene encoding signal peptidase I: MDIDFPLVLVVLTFVTGLIWLLDILFLRKRRLAAAGMAPGEGRAEEEPKEPYLVDLSRSFFPVLAVVLVLRSFLVEPFQIPSGSMLPTLEVGDFILVNKYAYGLRLPVAGTKILEVDDPERGDVIVFRYPEDGSTNYIKRVVGMPGDRIRYQDRELFINGEKVESRFVARLPPVELWRETLGDTQHDVFLTLGRTGRSGEGEWLVPEGEYFVMGDNRDNSNDSRYWGTVPDELVVGKAFAIWMHWQSLTSLPSFDRVGGIE; this comes from the coding sequence ATGGATATTGATTTTCCCCTGGTTCTGGTAGTTCTGACGTTTGTAACGGGGCTGATCTGGCTGTTGGACATACTCTTCCTGCGCAAGCGCCGGCTGGCAGCGGCAGGAATGGCGCCAGGTGAAGGCCGGGCAGAGGAAGAACCAAAAGAGCCCTATCTTGTGGATCTCAGCCGCTCCTTCTTTCCGGTGCTGGCTGTAGTGCTTGTTTTGCGATCGTTTCTGGTGGAGCCGTTCCAGATTCCTTCCGGTTCCATGCTGCCCACCCTGGAGGTGGGAGACTTTATCCTGGTGAACAAATACGCCTATGGACTGCGGTTGCCCGTGGCGGGCACGAAGATACTGGAAGTGGACGACCCCGAGCGCGGTGATGTCATCGTATTCCGGTATCCGGAAGATGGCAGTACCAATTACATCAAGCGGGTTGTTGGTATGCCCGGTGATCGCATTCGCTACCAGGATCGTGAGTTGTTCATCAACGGTGAAAAAGTCGAGTCCCGCTTTGTGGCGAGATTGCCGCCCGTAGAGTTGTGGCGCGAAACGCTCGGCGATACCCAGCACGATGTGTTCCTGACCCTGGGGCGGACAGGCCGTTCCGGAGAAGGCGAGTGGCTGGTGCCGGAAGGCGAGTACTTCGTGATGGGTGACAACCGGGATAACAGTAATGACAGTCGCTATTGGGGCACGGTTCCTGATGAGCTGGTTGTGGGTAAGGCATTTGCGATCTGGATGCACTGGCAATCGCTGACCAGTCTGCCATCCTTTGATCGTGTGGGCGGCATAGAATAA
- the recO gene encoding DNA repair protein RecO: protein MTGPIQQEPAYVLHRRPWRETSLMVDIFSLNAGRLTIIARGGNSAKSPLKAQLQPFQPLLLDWTGRSELKTLTQAEVRGGPALKRTLSLYSGLYVNELLQRLLPLADPHPRLFASYIDVIAELSEASDVEPVLRRFEQSFAAELGYDFAWDLATDTGFAVEAGEYYCYDPEQGILATPSVGARLQNLPGATLLALASGDLESTECRRIAKRVTRVLVDYLLQGRPLNSRSLFSHHRGDRNEP, encoded by the coding sequence ATGACGGGGCCAATACAGCAGGAGCCCGCTTACGTCCTCCACCGCCGGCCATGGCGCGAAACCAGTCTGATGGTGGATATTTTCTCTCTCAATGCGGGCCGGTTAACCATTATTGCCCGTGGTGGCAACAGCGCAAAAAGCCCTCTGAAGGCACAGCTTCAGCCCTTCCAGCCGTTGCTGCTGGACTGGACAGGCCGCAGTGAGCTGAAGACCCTCACTCAGGCGGAAGTGCGTGGCGGGCCCGCGCTCAAGCGCACCCTGTCGCTGTACAGCGGGCTCTATGTGAATGAATTGTTGCAACGCCTGCTGCCACTGGCAGATCCCCACCCCCGTCTCTTTGCTTCCTATATCGACGTCATTGCCGAGCTGTCAGAAGCCAGTGATGTCGAGCCGGTTCTACGACGATTTGAACAGTCCTTTGCAGCAGAGCTGGGCTATGACTTTGCCTGGGATCTGGCTACCGACACCGGGTTTGCGGTCGAGGCGGGTGAGTATTATTGCTATGATCCCGAGCAGGGGATTCTGGCCACGCCGTCGGTTGGTGCCAGGCTTCAGAACCTTCCCGGCGCCACGCTGCTGGCGCTCGCTTCCGGGGATCTGGAATCAACAGAATGTCGGCGTATTGCCAAGCGGGTAACCCGGGTACTGGTGGACTACCTTCTGCAGGGCCGGCCCCTCAACAGCCGAAGCCTGTTCAGTCATCATCGAGGAGATCGTAATGAACCCTAG
- the pdxJ gene encoding pyridoxine 5'-phosphate synthase, translating into MNPSPTNPRVLLGVNIDHVATLRQARGTRYPDPVQAAILAEEAGADGITIHPREDRRHIQDRDVLLLKEILTTKMNLEMAVTDAMLAFAEQVRPECVCLVPEKREELTTEGGLDVDGQEARVAKACERLARIGTEVSLFIDPDIAQIDAAVRCGAPVVELHTGEYAEAATPDAENAAFDTLLTAVEHARKKGLIVNAGHGLHYHNTERVAAIGGINELNIGHAIIARAVFTGLKEAVRDMKAILGSARG; encoded by the coding sequence ATGAACCCTAGCCCAACGAACCCCAGAGTGCTGCTGGGCGTCAATATCGACCATGTGGCAACACTGCGCCAGGCCAGGGGCACCCGCTATCCTGATCCGGTTCAGGCGGCCATACTGGCGGAAGAGGCCGGGGCTGATGGCATTACCATTCATCCCCGGGAGGACCGCCGACATATCCAGGATCGGGATGTACTGCTGCTCAAGGAAATACTGACCACCAAGATGAACCTGGAAATGGCGGTTACGGACGCCATGCTGGCCTTTGCTGAACAGGTGCGCCCGGAATGCGTATGCCTGGTGCCGGAAAAGCGCGAAGAGCTGACCACGGAGGGCGGGCTCGATGTGGACGGCCAGGAAGCCCGTGTCGCCAAGGCTTGCGAGCGGTTGGCAAGGATCGGCACAGAGGTGTCCCTGTTCATTGACCCGGACATTGCACAGATCGATGCCGCTGTCCGGTGCGGTGCGCCGGTGGTGGAGCTCCACACGGGCGAATATGCCGAAGCTGCTACGCCAGACGCTGAAAATGCCGCATTTGATACCCTGTTGACTGCGGTTGAGCATGCCCGGAAAAAGGGCCTGATTGTGAATGCCGGTCATGGCCTTCACTACCATAATACCGAACGCGTTGCGGCCATCGGCGGCATCAACGAGCTGAACATTGGCCATGCCATCATTGCGAGGGCTGTTTTCACTGGTCTGAAAGAAGCGGTCAGGGACATGAAGGCCATCCTGGGAAGCGCCCGCGGCTAA
- the lepA gene encoding translation elongation factor 4 has protein sequence MTELSRIRNFSIIAHIDHGKSTLADRFIQICGGLTEREMAEQVLDSMDLERERGITIKAQSVTLNYTARDGQEYKLNFIDTPGHVDFSYEVSRSLYACEGALLVVDAGQGVEAQSVANCYTAIEQGLEVVPVLNKMDLPQAEPERVAQEIEDIIGIAATEAVRCSAKSGIGVEDVLEDLIAKIPPPKGDRSAPLQALIIDSWFDNYLGVVSLVRVTEGTLKKGDKIVLKSTGKAWNADKVGIFNPKPKDTDILEAGDVGFVVAGIKDIHGAPVGDTIVQQKGSDDIPMLPGFKKVKPQVYAGLFPVSADDYNDFRDALEKLTLNDASLFFEPESSDALGFGFRCGFLGMLHMEIVQERLEREYDIDLITTAPTVIYEVVTKQGETLSVDNPSSLPDIGSIEEMREPIVEASILVPQEHLGNVIKLCEEKRGIQKNMHFMSTQVQVTYELPMAEVVLDFFDRIKSASRGFASLDYHFVRFQTANLVRLDVLINAERVDALALIVHKDQAHYKGRALVEKMKELIPRQMFDIAIQAAIGNQVVSRVTVKALRKNVTAKCYGGDVSRKKKLLQKQKEGKKRMKQLGNVEVPQEAFLAVLKVDN, from the coding sequence GTGACTGAACTGAGCCGAATCCGAAATTTTTCGATCATCGCCCATATTGACCACGGTAAATCCACGCTGGCAGACCGTTTTATCCAGATCTGCGGCGGCCTCACGGAACGTGAAATGGCCGAGCAGGTGCTTGATTCCATGGATCTTGAGCGTGAGCGCGGCATCACCATCAAGGCCCAGAGCGTGACACTCAATTACACGGCCCGGGATGGTCAGGAATACAAACTGAACTTTATCGATACCCCCGGCCACGTGGACTTCTCCTACGAAGTGTCGCGGTCGCTCTATGCCTGCGAGGGTGCCCTTCTGGTGGTGGATGCGGGCCAGGGTGTCGAGGCGCAGTCCGTGGCCAACTGCTATACCGCCATCGAGCAGGGCCTGGAAGTGGTGCCGGTGCTGAACAAGATGGATCTCCCGCAGGCTGAGCCGGAACGGGTCGCCCAGGAAATCGAGGACATCATCGGTATTGCCGCCACCGAGGCGGTCCGCTGCAGTGCCAAGAGCGGCATTGGTGTGGAAGACGTTCTGGAAGACCTGATTGCCAAGATTCCGCCACCGAAGGGCGACCGCAGTGCGCCGCTGCAGGCGCTGATTATAGACTCCTGGTTTGATAACTACCTGGGTGTGGTTTCCCTGGTTCGGGTGACCGAAGGCACTTTGAAAAAGGGCGACAAGATTGTCCTGAAGTCCACCGGCAAGGCCTGGAATGCCGACAAGGTGGGCATTTTTAACCCCAAGCCCAAGGATACGGATATTCTGGAAGCCGGGGACGTCGGCTTTGTAGTCGCCGGGATCAAGGACATTCATGGTGCGCCGGTAGGCGACACCATTGTGCAGCAGAAAGGGTCGGACGATATCCCGATGTTGCCGGGTTTCAAGAAAGTGAAGCCCCAGGTTTACGCCGGGTTGTTTCCGGTCAGCGCGGACGACTACAACGATTTCCGTGATGCGCTGGAAAAACTGACGCTGAACGATGCCTCGCTGTTTTTCGAGCCTGAAAGCTCGGATGCCCTCGGCTTCGGTTTCCGTTGTGGCTTCCTCGGCATGCTCCACATGGAGATTGTCCAGGAGCGTCTGGAGCGTGAATACGACATCGATCTGATTACCACGGCACCGACAGTAATCTATGAAGTCGTTACCAAACAGGGTGAGACCCTGTCGGTAGACAATCCCTCCAGCCTGCCGGATATTGGTTCCATTGAGGAAATGCGTGAGCCGATTGTGGAAGCCAGCATTCTGGTGCCTCAGGAACATCTGGGTAATGTCATCAAACTGTGTGAGGAAAAACGCGGCATCCAGAAAAACATGCACTTCATGTCAACCCAGGTGCAGGTGACTTACGAGTTGCCGATGGCGGAAGTGGTTCTCGACTTTTTCGACCGCATCAAGTCGGCCAGTCGCGGCTTTGCCTCACTCGATTACCACTTTGTGCGTTTCCAGACCGCTAACCTGGTGAGACTGGACGTGCTGATTAACGCCGAGCGCGTGGATGCTCTGGCGCTGATTGTGCACAAGGACCAGGCCCACTATAAGGGTCGCGCCCTGGTCGAGAAAATGAAAGAGCTGATTCCCCGGCAGATGTTTGATATTGCCATTCAGGCCGCGATCGGCAATCAGGTGGTCTCCAGGGTAACCGTTAAGGCGCTGCGTAAGAACGTAACGGCCAAGTGTTACGGTGGTGACGTCAGCCGGAAGAAGAAACTGCTGCAGAAGCAGAAAGAAGGTAAAAAACGCATGAAGCAGCTGGGTAATGTTGAGGTGCCTCAGGAAGCGTTCCTTGCCGTACTGAAAGTGGATAACTAA